From Thermomonas sp. XSG, one genomic window encodes:
- a CDS encoding DUF494 family protein has translation MKESILDVLLYLFEHYFANDDAALSDAAFTARDGSLMNELAAAGFSPSEIHKAFDWLDALARQRPAPGQARASGPVRVLHAAELDKLDVEARGFLLYLEQHGVLDAGQRELVLDRAMALDQDELDLDDLKWVVLMVLFNQPGSEAAYAWMETQMYLDEPEPVH, from the coding sequence ATGAAAGAGAGCATCCTGGACGTCCTGCTCTACCTGTTCGAGCACTATTTCGCCAATGACGATGCGGCGCTGTCCGACGCGGCCTTCACCGCACGCGACGGTTCGCTGATGAACGAACTGGCGGCTGCCGGGTTCTCGCCCAGCGAAATCCACAAGGCCTTCGACTGGCTGGACGCCCTGGCCCGGCAGCGCCCGGCGCCCGGCCAGGCCCGCGCCAGCGGCCCGGTACGGGTGCTGCACGCGGCGGAACTGGACAAGCTGGACGTCGAGGCGCGGGGATTCCTGCTGTACCTCGAGCAGCACGGCGTGCTGGATGCCGGCCAGCGCGAGCTCGTGCTGGACCGCGCGATGGCGCTGGACCAGGACGAGCTGGACCTGGACGACCTGAAGTGGGTGGTGCTGATGGTGCTGTTCAACCAGCCCGGCTCGGAGGCGGCCTACGCCTGGATGGAAACCCAGATGTACCTGGACGAACCGGAGCCGGTGCACTGA
- the dprA gene encoding DNA-processing protein DprA, producing the protein MPVAPDHESLLRLLQSGAPASALRRLLDTHGGAAAAIAAGRRDWASHGFDAATCAALLRPDVSALERSLHWLDAPAHHLLGWRDPAYPPLLRRIASPPAMLFVAGDADLLWRPAVAIVGSRAATAGGRANAGQFAAALARSGLCVTSGLAAGIDAAAHQATLDAGGMTVAVLGTGPDVAYPARHRPLMARIAEAGAVVSEHPPGTQPLRTHFPSRNRILVGLSLGIVVVEAASRSGALITARLAGDAGREVFALPGSIHNPMVRGCHRLIREGAALVETPGEVVEALAPLVRDLVRSLRGELAPCPPPAAGQDGIGLPDLPDINRLWQALGHDPTGMDELLERSGLTAAAVSSMLLALELEGRVAAEHGRYSRIGV; encoded by the coding sequence ATGCCTGTCGCCCCTGACCACGAATCCCTGTTGCGTCTGCTCCAGAGCGGCGCGCCTGCATCCGCACTGCGTCGACTGCTGGACACCCATGGCGGGGCCGCCGCCGCCATTGCCGCGGGGCGTCGCGACTGGGCCAGCCATGGCTTCGACGCCGCCACCTGCGCGGCCCTGTTGCGTCCAGACGTTTCCGCGCTGGAGCGCAGCCTGCACTGGCTGGATGCGCCGGCGCACCATTTGCTGGGTTGGCGGGATCCGGCCTATCCACCGCTGCTGCGGCGGATCGCCTCGCCACCGGCGATGCTGTTCGTCGCAGGCGACGCCGATCTGCTGTGGCGGCCGGCAGTCGCCATCGTCGGCAGCCGTGCGGCCACCGCCGGCGGCCGCGCCAACGCGGGTCAGTTCGCCGCCGCGCTGGCGCGGTCCGGCCTGTGCGTCACCAGCGGGCTGGCGGCGGGGATCGATGCCGCGGCCCACCAGGCAACCCTGGACGCCGGCGGCATGACCGTCGCCGTGCTCGGCACCGGCCCCGATGTCGCCTATCCCGCCCGCCACCGCCCGCTGATGGCACGGATCGCGGAGGCCGGCGCCGTGGTCAGCGAGCACCCGCCCGGCACGCAGCCGCTGCGGACGCATTTCCCCAGCCGCAACCGCATCCTGGTCGGGCTCAGCCTGGGCATCGTGGTGGTCGAAGCGGCAAGCCGTTCCGGTGCGCTGATCACCGCGCGCCTGGCCGGGGACGCTGGGCGCGAGGTGTTCGCCCTGCCCGGGTCGATCCACAACCCGATGGTGCGCGGCTGCCATCGGCTGATCCGCGAGGGCGCGGCGCTGGTGGAAACCCCGGGTGAAGTGGTCGAGGCGCTGGCGCCGCTGGTGCGGGACCTGGTGCGGTCGTTGCGTGGCGAGTTGGCGCCTTGCCCGCCGCCCGCCGCCGGGCAGGACGGAATCGGGCTGCCGGACCTGCCCGACATCAACCGGTTGTGGCAAGCCCTTGGCCATGACCCAACCGGTATGGATGAACTGCTGGAACGTAGCGGATTGACGGCGGCGGCGGTGTCGTCCATGCTGCTGGCGCTGGAGCTGGAAGGACGGGTCGCGGCCGAACATGGCCGTTACAGTCGGATCGGGGTCTGA
- a CDS encoding LysM peptidoglycan-binding domain-containing protein: protein MLAAALLTVATYAAAVELRGDHPDSYVVKRGDTLWDISARFLKKPWLWPEIWQANPQIKNPHLIYPGDVISLAYLDRVAARVQAGERTASPVNAVPLEEIEPFLRDTRMVSDIDSLPYVVGLEENRLRGVRGHVAYVRGLEGIAPGQRYLVVRPEKRYRMVERAGLCCDLFQSQDLDARGRPGPDDGTLWSNAVFPSKNTEFMGYELVTQTTGTVTRGEVGGIQASTVLLDAEGREVRVGDRLVPVEAQPYDLQFFPHPPKQQAKYGRLTVMSVADQLTSGGTRDVIAISGGAREGIDNGTVFSLWRRGDSVSDRVKAGLDRDEDVTLFESKVRLPDEFAGHAMVFRTFDNVSYALVMSSVKPVRVGYELKHPDAPY, encoded by the coding sequence ATGCTCGCGGCCGCGCTGTTGACGGTGGCCACCTATGCCGCGGCGGTCGAGCTGCGCGGCGACCACCCGGACAGCTACGTGGTGAAGCGTGGCGACACCCTCTGGGACATTTCCGCACGATTCCTGAAGAAGCCGTGGCTGTGGCCGGAAATCTGGCAGGCCAACCCGCAGATCAAGAATCCGCACCTGATCTATCCGGGCGATGTCATCAGCCTGGCCTACCTCGACCGCGTGGCGGCCAGGGTGCAGGCCGGCGAGCGCACGGCCAGCCCGGTCAACGCGGTGCCGCTGGAAGAGATCGAGCCGTTCCTGCGCGATACCCGCATGGTGTCGGACATCGACAGCTTGCCTTACGTGGTCGGGCTGGAAGAAAACCGCCTGCGCGGCGTGCGCGGCCACGTGGCCTACGTGCGCGGCCTCGAGGGCATTGCGCCGGGCCAGCGCTACCTGGTCGTCCGTCCGGAGAAGCGCTACCGGATGGTCGAGCGCGCCGGCCTGTGCTGCGATCTGTTCCAGAGCCAGGACCTCGACGCCCGCGGCCGCCCCGGCCCGGACGACGGCACGCTGTGGAGCAATGCGGTCTTCCCGAGCAAGAACACCGAGTTCATGGGCTACGAGCTGGTCACCCAGACCACCGGCACCGTGACCCGTGGCGAAGTCGGCGGCATCCAGGCCAGCACCGTGCTGCTGGACGCGGAAGGCCGCGAAGTGCGCGTCGGCGACCGGTTGGTGCCGGTCGAGGCGCAGCCTTACGACCTGCAGTTCTTCCCGCATCCGCCCAAGCAGCAGGCCAAGTACGGCCGCCTGACTGTGATGTCGGTGGCCGACCAGCTGACCTCCGGCGGTACCCGCGACGTGATCGCGATATCCGGCGGCGCCCGCGAGGGCATCGACAATGGCACCGTGTTCTCGCTGTGGCGGCGTGGCGACTCGGTCAGCGACCGGGTCAAGGCCGGGCTGGATCGCGACGAGGACGTGACCCTGTTTGAGAGCAAGGTGCGCCTGCCCGACGAGTTTGCCGGCCATGCCATGGTGTTCCGCACGTTCGATAACGTCAGCTACGCGCTGGTGATGAGCAGCGTCAAGCCGGTTCGGGTTGGCTATGAGCTGAAGCATCCGGACGCGCCGTACTGA
- a CDS encoding Sua5/YciO/YrdC/YwlC family protein: MSMHASLANVVAALHRGGVIAYPTEGVWGLGCDPRDEAAVLRLLALKQRDVAKGLILIASSEAQLAPFIDTASLGGSQLAEVRASWPGPNTWIMPASKDAPSWITGAHDGIAVRVTAHPLVRALCDGFGGALVSTSANIASEPSPRTRAELDPRIVAGVDAVTDGETLGRAQPSTIRDARSGAVLR, from the coding sequence ATGAGCATGCACGCCAGCCTCGCCAACGTCGTTGCCGCCCTCCATCGGGGCGGCGTCATCGCCTACCCCACCGAGGGCGTATGGGGGCTGGGTTGCGATCCGCGCGATGAAGCCGCGGTGCTGCGCCTGCTAGCGCTCAAGCAGCGTGACGTGGCCAAGGGGTTGATCCTGATCGCGTCGAGCGAGGCGCAACTCGCGCCGTTCATCGACACCGCATCGCTTGGCGGATCACAGCTGGCCGAGGTGCGTGCAAGCTGGCCGGGGCCGAATACCTGGATCATGCCGGCGTCGAAGGACGCGCCAAGCTGGATCACCGGCGCGCACGACGGCATCGCGGTGCGTGTCACCGCGCATCCGCTGGTGCGCGCGCTGTGCGATGGCTTCGGCGGCGCGCTGGTGTCGACCAGCGCCAATATCGCCAGCGAGCCTTCACCGCGCACGCGCGCGGAACTCGACCCTCGCATCGTTGCCGGGGTCGATGCCGTCACCGATGGCGAAACCCTCGGGCGCGCGCAGCCCAGCACCATCCGCGACGCGCGCAGCGGCGCCGTCCTGCGCTGA
- a CDS encoding DNA topoisomerase I, which produces MAKNLLIVESPAKAKTINKYLGKDFTVLASYGHVRDLVPKEGAVDPEHGFAMRYETIEKNEKHVDAIAKAAKAADHLYLATDPDREGEAISWHIAEILKERNLLKDKSLQRVVFTEITPRAIKEAMSQPRDIAADLVDAQQARRALDYLVGFNLSPVLWRKIKAGLSAGRVQSPALRMIVEREEEIEAFIAREYWSIEAECAHPSQAFTAKLVKLDGKKFEQFTVTDGATAEDARLRIQQAASGKLHVTDVASKERKRRPAPPFTTSTLQQEAARKLGFTTRKTMQVAQKLYEGIALGDEGTVGLISYMRTDSVNLSQDALAEIRDVIARDFGTASLPDQPNTYQTKSKNAQEAHEAVRPTSALRTPAHVARFLTDDERKLYELIWKRAVACQMIPATLNTVTVDLSAGSEHAFRASGTTVVVPGFLAVYEEGKDSKGKEDEDEGRKLPLMKLGDMVPLDRIHADQHFTQPPPRFTEAALVKALEEYGIGRPSTYAAIIQTLLGKQYAVLDGRAFKPTDIGRAVGKFLSSHFSKYVDYDFTANLEDELDAVSRGEEDWIPLMEKFWGPFKALVDDKKATLDKADAGSVRVLGSDPASGRPVSARIGRFGPLVQIGTVEDEEKPRFASLKPGQSIYSITLDEALKLFEMPRKLGVDANGEEVSVGIGRFGPFAKRGSSYASLKKEDDPYVIDLARAIFLIEEKEEIARNRVIKEWPGHDVQVLNGRFGPYISDGKLNGKIPKDREPSSLSLEETLKLLEETGKPARKGFGAKKAAVKKVAAKKAAVKKAPAEKAAKKPAAKKAVAKKAVKKATAKNAARPYSADIEPAKPLLTAAKVEPGKKRVVKKPSRDEAPF; this is translated from the coding sequence ATGGCCAAGAACCTGCTCATCGTCGAGTCGCCCGCCAAGGCCAAGACGATCAACAAATACCTCGGCAAGGACTTCACCGTCCTCGCCAGCTATGGCCATGTGCGCGACCTGGTGCCGAAGGAGGGCGCGGTCGACCCCGAGCACGGCTTCGCGATGCGCTACGAGACCATCGAGAAGAACGAGAAGCATGTCGATGCGATCGCCAAGGCGGCCAAGGCCGCCGACCACCTCTATCTGGCGACCGACCCGGACCGCGAGGGCGAGGCGATCAGCTGGCACATCGCCGAGATCCTGAAGGAGCGCAACCTTCTCAAGGACAAATCGCTGCAGCGGGTGGTGTTCACCGAGATCACCCCGCGCGCGATCAAGGAAGCGATGTCGCAGCCGCGCGACATCGCCGCCGACCTCGTGGATGCGCAGCAGGCGCGGCGCGCGCTGGACTACCTGGTCGGCTTCAACCTGTCGCCGGTGCTGTGGCGCAAGATCAAGGCCGGGCTGTCCGCCGGCCGGGTGCAGTCGCCGGCACTGCGGATGATCGTGGAGCGCGAGGAGGAGATCGAAGCCTTCATCGCCCGCGAGTACTGGAGCATCGAAGCCGAGTGCGCGCACCCGTCGCAGGCCTTCACCGCCAAGCTGGTCAAGCTGGACGGGAAGAAGTTCGAGCAGTTCACCGTCACCGACGGCGCAACCGCCGAGGATGCGCGCCTGCGCATCCAGCAGGCCGCCAGCGGCAAGCTGCACGTGACGGACGTGGCCAGCAAGGAGCGCAAGCGCCGCCCCGCGCCGCCGTTCACCACCTCCACCCTGCAGCAGGAAGCCGCGCGCAAGCTCGGCTTCACCACCCGCAAGACCATGCAGGTGGCGCAGAAGCTGTACGAGGGCATCGCGCTGGGCGACGAAGGTACGGTTGGCCTGATCAGCTACATGCGTACTGACTCGGTGAACCTGTCGCAGGACGCGCTGGCCGAGATCCGTGACGTGATCGCACGCGACTTCGGCACCGCCTCGCTGCCGGACCAGCCCAACACCTACCAGACCAAGTCGAAGAACGCGCAGGAAGCGCACGAAGCGGTGCGCCCGACCTCCGCGCTGCGCACCCCGGCGCATGTCGCGCGCTTCCTGACCGACGACGAGCGCAAGCTCTACGAGCTGATCTGGAAGCGCGCGGTGGCCTGCCAGATGATCCCGGCCACGCTCAATACCGTCACCGTGGACCTGTCCGCCGGCAGCGAGCACGCCTTCCGCGCCAGCGGCACCACCGTGGTGGTGCCCGGCTTCCTTGCGGTCTACGAAGAGGGCAAGGACAGCAAGGGCAAGGAGGACGAGGACGAAGGCCGCAAGCTGCCGCTGATGAAGCTGGGCGACATGGTGCCGCTGGACCGCATCCACGCCGACCAGCACTTCACCCAGCCGCCGCCGCGCTTCACCGAAGCGGCGCTGGTGAAGGCGCTGGAGGAGTACGGCATTGGCCGGCCATCGACCTATGCCGCCATCATCCAGACCCTGCTGGGCAAGCAGTACGCGGTGCTCGACGGGCGCGCGTTCAAGCCCACCGACATCGGCCGCGCGGTCGGCAAGTTCCTGTCCAGCCATTTCTCCAAGTACGTCGACTATGACTTCACCGCCAACCTCGAGGACGAGCTGGATGCGGTGAGCCGCGGCGAGGAGGACTGGATCCCGTTGATGGAGAAGTTCTGGGGGCCGTTCAAGGCGCTGGTGGACGACAAGAAGGCAACGCTGGACAAGGCCGATGCCGGCAGCGTGCGCGTGCTCGGCAGCGACCCGGCCAGCGGGCGTCCGGTCAGTGCGCGCATCGGCCGCTTCGGTCCGCTGGTGCAGATCGGCACCGTGGAAGACGAGGAGAAGCCGCGCTTCGCCTCGCTCAAGCCCGGCCAGAGCATCTACAGCATCACCCTGGACGAGGCGCTCAAGCTGTTCGAGATGCCGCGCAAGCTGGGCGTCGACGCCAACGGCGAGGAAGTCAGCGTGGGCATCGGCCGCTTCGGCCCGTTCGCCAAGCGCGGCAGTTCCTACGCCTCGCTGAAGAAGGAAGACGATCCCTACGTGATCGATCTGGCGCGGGCGATCTTCCTGATCGAGGAGAAGGAAGAAATCGCCCGCAACCGCGTCATCAAGGAATGGCCCGGCCATGACGTGCAGGTGCTGAACGGCCGCTTCGGTCCGTACATCAGCGACGGCAAGCTCAACGGCAAGATCCCGAAGGACCGCGAACCGTCTTCGCTGTCGTTGGAGGAAACGCTGAAGCTGCTGGAGGAAACCGGCAAGCCCGCGCGCAAGGGCTTCGGCGCGAAGAAGGCGGCGGTGAAGAAGGTCGCCGCCAAGAAGGCCGCGGTGAAGAAGGCGCCCGCCGAGAAGGCGGCGAAGAAGCCGGCCGCCAAGAAGGCCGTGGCCAAGAAAGCGGTGAAGAAGGCCACTGCCAAGAATGCCGCGCGTCCGTATTCGGCCGACATCGAACCCGCCAAGCCGCTGCTCACCGCGGCCAAGGTGGAGCCGGGCAAGAAGCGCGTGGTGAAGAAGCCGTCGCGGGACGAGGCGCCGTTCTGA